One stretch of bacterium DNA includes these proteins:
- the lon gene encoding endopeptidase La produces MIVPLWIARSKSILAVEKAMAGSKKVLLVAQKNAHTEDPNPEDIYEVGTIGEILQVVKNPDGSIKVLIEGTNRAKIIRYVNTRGIFEVKTEKIKEPSEKTPEIEALMRTVIKLFQKYGELNPKIPREFLSSINDLNQPGRLADVIASHVRVKMEAKQQILESFQHEDRLKKIIEILMGEVEILGVEKKIQGRVTEQIGKTQKQFYLQEQMKAIEKELGKGSEEGGEFSELKVKIKEAKMTKEAEEKANKELEKLTKMHSMSPEATVIRNYLDWLIGVPWSKETQDKLNIKKSEEILNQDHYGLEKAKERILEFLAVRKLVKKLKGPILCFVGPPGVGKTSLGRSIARALGRKFIRVSLGGVRDEAEIRGHRRTYIGALPGKIIQSLRKVGSRNPVFLLDEVDKMSVDFRGDPSSALLEVLDPEQNHEFNDHYLEVDFDLSNVLFIATANVIHNIPSTLLDRFEVINFSGYTEIEQVKIANQFLITKQLKANGLNSNLLEISDKTILSIVRHYTREAGVRNLEREIASICRKTAKLIVEKKRTKKIKVLPCNLSDFLGNKKFRYNKGKEKEEIGVVTGLAWTEVGGEILSIEVAVMAGKGELILTGQLGDVMKESGQASLSFIRSKAKELGLAKNFYKNIDIHIHVPEGGIPKDGPSAGVAMAVSLASALTKKPVKKDIAMTGEITLRGNVLPVGGIKSKVLAAHRSNIKTVILPQENKKDLDDIPLNVRKKIKFFFVKNTDQIFKKVGILK; encoded by the coding sequence ATGATAGTCCCGTTATGGATTGCCAGAAGCAAGTCTATTCTTGCTGTAGAAAAAGCTATGGCAGGTTCAAAGAAGGTCTTATTAGTAGCGCAAAAGAATGCTCATACAGAGGATCCAAACCCTGAAGATATATACGAAGTTGGAACAATTGGAGAAATCCTGCAGGTGGTGAAAAATCCGGATGGGTCTATTAAAGTATTGATAGAAGGCACAAATAGAGCAAAAATAATAAGATATGTCAATACAAGAGGAATATTTGAGGTAAAAACAGAAAAGATAAAAGAACCCTCCGAAAAGACGCCAGAAATAGAAGCCTTGATGAGAACAGTTATAAAATTATTTCAGAAGTATGGAGAATTAAATCCTAAAATACCCAGAGAGTTTCTAAGCTCAATTAATGATCTCAATCAGCCTGGTAGGTTAGCAGACGTAATTGCCTCTCATGTTAGAGTTAAAATGGAAGCCAAACAGCAAATTCTGGAATCCTTTCAGCATGAAGACAGATTGAAAAAAATAATAGAAATACTTATGGGAGAGGTAGAGATTCTTGGTGTTGAAAAGAAGATACAGGGGCGAGTCACAGAACAGATTGGTAAAACACAAAAGCAGTTTTATCTGCAGGAGCAGATGAAAGCAATAGAAAAGGAGCTGGGAAAAGGTTCAGAAGAGGGAGGCGAATTTTCTGAACTTAAAGTAAAAATAAAAGAAGCTAAGATGACAAAAGAAGCTGAAGAGAAAGCGAATAAGGAGCTTGAAAAGCTGACAAAGATGCATTCAATGTCACCAGAAGCAACTGTAATTCGTAATTATCTGGACTGGCTGATTGGGGTTCCATGGAGCAAAGAAACACAGGATAAATTGAACATAAAAAAGAGTGAGGAAATTCTCAACCAGGATCATTATGGACTGGAAAAGGCTAAGGAAAGGATACTGGAATTTCTGGCGGTAAGAAAGTTAGTAAAGAAGCTTAAAGGCCCAATACTTTGTTTTGTGGGACCGCCTGGTGTTGGAAAAACATCTCTGGGAAGATCCATTGCTCGCGCATTGGGAAGAAAGTTCATAAGGGTTTCCCTTGGCGGAGTAAGAGATGAAGCGGAGATTAGAGGACATAGACGAACATATATAGGAGCTCTGCCCGGGAAGATAATCCAATCACTCCGAAAAGTCGGTAGTAGAAATCCAGTCTTTCTACTTGATGAGGTTGATAAAATGAGCGTTGATTTTCGCGGGGATCCGTCTTCGGCATTGCTTGAAGTACTAGACCCTGAACAGAATCATGAATTTAATGATCACTATCTTGAAGTGGATTTTGATCTTTCGAATGTATTATTTATAGCAACGGCAAATGTTATTCATAATATCCCTTCTACACTACTTGATCGTTTTGAAGTAATAAATTTTTCAGGCTATACAGAGATAGAGCAGGTAAAAATAGCAAACCAGTTTTTAATAACAAAACAGCTAAAAGCCAATGGGTTGAATAGTAACTTGCTTGAAATTTCAGATAAAACCATTCTCAGTATAGTGAGACACTATACACGCGAAGCTGGAGTGAGGAATTTGGAGAGAGAGATTGCATCTATATGTAGAAAAACAGCAAAACTGATTGTTGAAAAAAAGAGGACAAAAAAAATAAAAGTACTTCCATGTAATCTTTCTGATTTTCTGGGAAATAAAAAATTCAGATATAATAAAGGAAAGGAAAAAGAAGAAATTGGAGTTGTCACTGGTCTTGCATGGACAGAGGTTGGAGGAGAGATATTATCAATAGAGGTTGCTGTAATGGCTGGAAAAGGAGAGCTTATTTTAACAGGTCAGTTAGGAGATGTTATGAAGGAGTCCGGCCAGGCATCGCTCAGTTTTATTCGCTCTAAAGCAAAAGAACTTGGTCTGGCAAAGAATTTCTATAAGAACATTGACATACATATTCACGTTCCTGAAGGAGGCATCCCAAAGGATGGTCCTTCCGCAGGTGTTGCAATGGCAGTTTCTCTGGCTTCTGCACTTACTAAGAAACCCGTTAAGAAGGATATTGCCATGACAGGAGAAATAACGCTCAGGGGAAACGTCCTGCCGGTAGGAGGTATAAAATCCAAAGTTCTGGCAGCTCACAGAAGCAATATAAAGACAGTTATTCTGCCGCAGGAAAATAAAAAGGATCTTGATGATATTCCTTTAAATGTAAGAAAAAAGATAAAATTCTTTTTTGTAAAAAATACTGATCAGATCTTTAAAAAGGTGGGGATTTTAAAATAA
- the amaP gene encoding alkaline shock response membrane anchor protein AmaP, translating to MSDQGIGTRLIAAFSILVLLIVGLLLVMFYISPQVFIEDGYKALGEFYADKDIKMAIGCTGALFVLLSIIQICVSCFRLRKEQAFSFENSNGKVKVAFSAIEGFVRRRGLEIKEIKDLIPKVYITKNGLQIKSKVILKSDVDIPSSTSKLQESIKNYVGDVLGIKDLTSVEIYVTKIAKSEVKRDEEDIK from the coding sequence ATGAGTGATCAGGGAATAGGCACTAGACTAATTGCGGCATTTTCGATTCTTGTGCTTTTAATTGTCGGGTTGCTTCTTGTTATGTTTTATATCTCGCCACAGGTTTTTATTGAAGATGGTTATAAAGCACTTGGAGAATTTTATGCGGACAAGGATATAAAGATGGCCATTGGTTGTACAGGGGCACTATTTGTGCTTTTAAGTATAATTCAGATTTGTGTCTCGTGTTTCAGGCTGAGGAAAGAGCAGGCGTTTTCGTTTGAGAATTCTAACGGAAAAGTAAAGGTTGCGTTTAGCGCCATAGAAGGGTTCGTAAGAAGACGAGGATTGGAAATTAAGGAAATAAAAGATCTTATTCCAAAGGTTTATATAACTAAAAACGGTTTGCAAATAAAGAGTAAGGTGATATTAAAATCAGATGTAGATATTCCATCCTCTACCAGTAAGCTGCAAGAGTCTATAAAAAACTATGTGGGTGATGTACTTGGTATTAAGGATCTTACCTCCGTAGAAATATATGTGACTAAAATAGCTAAGTCTGAGGTCAAGAGAGACGAAGAGGACATTAAATGA
- a CDS encoding Xaa-Pro peptidase family protein: protein MSNMYKERIKKLRKELGKSGLKFFIVTNIRNCLYLTGFTGSEGVVLITPTLVCLIVDFRYMEQAQKEAKNTKVIKREGALHLLLRDVLKKYKNEEIAFESDSITFKQHKEIKKSLPQNRLVPTLNVVERLRAIKYGEEIASIEKATRISDEVFKHISGFVKHGMREVDIAEEIEYTAKRKWSSCVGFDTIVLSGERTSLPHGAPSQDLLKNGIVLLDFGCVCSGYNSDMTRTIFFGKATVKQKEIYNIVLEAQKIAIQSIRPGIKASCIDKAARDYIADKGYSEYFGHSTGHGVGLDVHELPAVSAGSNEVLQPCMIFTIEPGIYIPGWGGIRIEDMVLVTEDGYRIITKSSKEIIEI from the coding sequence GTGAGTAACATGTACAAAGAGCGTATTAAAAAGCTAAGAAAGGAGTTGGGTAAGTCAGGACTCAAATTTTTTATTGTTACAAACATACGGAATTGTCTTTATTTAACAGGCTTTACCGGCTCTGAAGGTGTGGTACTCATTACTCCAACATTGGTTTGTCTTATTGTTGATTTTCGGTATATGGAACAGGCGCAGAAGGAGGCAAAAAATACAAAAGTCATTAAAAGAGAAGGGGCTTTACACTTGTTGTTACGAGATGTATTGAAGAAATATAAAAATGAAGAGATTGCTTTTGAGTCAGATTCCATAACCTTTAAACAGCATAAAGAGATAAAAAAATCATTACCACAGAATCGTCTTGTGCCAACATTGAATGTAGTGGAAAGATTGAGGGCTATTAAATATGGAGAAGAGATCGCTTCAATAGAAAAGGCAACAAGAATCAGTGATGAAGTGTTTAAACATATTTCAGGTTTTGTAAAACATGGTATGAGGGAAGTAGATATTGCAGAAGAGATTGAGTACACAGCAAAAAGAAAATGGTCATCTTGTGTGGGGTTTGATACAATAGTGCTTTCAGGAGAGAGAACATCACTTCCTCATGGGGCGCCATCGCAGGATTTATTAAAAAATGGCATTGTTCTTTTGGACTTTGGGTGTGTGTGTTCAGGTTATAACTCAGATATGACAAGAACCATATTTTTCGGGAAAGCAACAGTAAAACAAAAAGAAATCTACAACATTGTTTTAGAAGCGCAGAAAATTGCTATTCAGAGTATAAGACCGGGAATAAAAGCATCCTGTATAGATAAAGCAGCGCGTGATTATATAGCTGATAAAGGATATAGCGAATACTTTGGACATAGCACTGGTCATGGTGTTGGATTGGATGTACACGAGCTTCCTGCTGTATCAGCTGGGAGTAATGAAGTATTACAGCCATGTATGATTTTTACAATTGAGCCTGGCATATACATCCCGGGATGGGGCGGCATCAGGATAGAAGACATGGTGTTGGTAACAGAAGATGGATATAGAATTATAACAAAGTCATCAAAAGAAATAATAGAGATTTAG
- the clpX gene encoding ATP-dependent Clp protease ATP-binding subunit ClpX: protein MMEDSKFPKCSFCGKAQMEVSKLVAGTDAYICDECILLCNNILKQGQKHRSDDEEREISIPKPVNIKKALDQYIIGQEKAKKILAVAVHNHYKRIKASAKLDDVELEKSNVLLIGPTGCGKTLLARTLARIINVPFAIADATTLTEAGYVGEDVENIILKLLHAADFNVKKAERGIIYIDEIDKIARTTDNISITRDVSGEGVQQSLLKLVEGSVANIPPQGGRKHPQQKYIQVNTSNILFICGGTFNSLDKIVQARAGKGTIGFRGSSRAEKQDMLKNLLPEDLIKFGLIPEFVGRLPIIGILNKLDKSALIDILIKPKNALTKQFKKFFSMENVKLTFTKEAISLIAEQAVKLGTGARGLRSVIEDVMLEIMYDIPSREDVEECIISGDVINKKIPPIIITGKKTKIA from the coding sequence ATGATGGAAGATTCAAAATTTCCGAAATGTTCTTTTTGCGGCAAGGCGCAAATGGAAGTGAGCAAGCTTGTTGCAGGAACAGATGCCTATATTTGTGACGAGTGCATTCTTCTTTGCAATAATATACTGAAACAGGGACAGAAACATCGTAGTGATGATGAGGAAAGAGAAATTTCTATACCAAAACCGGTAAATATAAAAAAGGCGTTGGATCAATATATTATTGGTCAGGAAAAAGCAAAAAAAATTCTGGCTGTAGCGGTTCATAATCACTATAAAAGAATAAAAGCCAGTGCTAAATTAGATGATGTTGAACTGGAGAAGAGCAATGTTCTTCTTATTGGGCCTACCGGATGTGGAAAGACTCTACTTGCCAGGACTTTGGCAAGAATCATCAATGTTCCGTTTGCCATTGCAGATGCAACAACTCTTACTGAAGCAGGGTATGTTGGAGAAGATGTTGAGAACATAATTCTGAAGCTTCTCCATGCAGCAGACTTTAATGTAAAAAAAGCTGAAAGAGGTATTATCTACATAGATGAAATAGATAAAATTGCTCGTACCACAGATAATATATCTATTACCAGAGACGTTTCAGGAGAGGGTGTACAGCAGTCCTTGCTTAAATTAGTCGAAGGCAGTGTTGCAAACATTCCTCCGCAGGGAGGAAGGAAACATCCTCAGCAGAAGTATATTCAAGTAAATACATCCAATATACTATTCATTTGCGGAGGCACATTTAATAGTTTGGATAAAATAGTCCAGGCAAGGGCAGGAAAGGGAACTATTGGGTTTAGAGGCAGTTCAAGAGCGGAGAAACAGGATATGTTGAAAAACTTACTGCCGGAAGATTTAATAAAATTTGGATTAATTCCTGAATTTGTTGGCAGACTGCCTATAATAGGGATTCTGAATAAATTGGATAAATCAGCTCTCATAGATATATTGATTAAACCTAAGAATGCGTTAACAAAGCAATTTAAAAAGTTTTTCTCAATGGAAAATGTGAAATTAACTTTTACAAAAGAAGCAATTTCTCTTATTGCTGAGCAAGCTGTTAAACTTGGAACAGGTGCTAGAGGACTGCGTTCTGTAATAGAAGATGTTATGCTCGAGATTATGTATGATATTCCTTCAAGAGAAGATGTTGAAGAATGTATTATATCTGGAGATGTGATCAATAAAAAAATCCCGCCTATTATTATAACCGGAAAGAAAACAAAAATTGCCTGA
- the ribE gene encoding 6,7-dimethyl-8-ribityllumazine synthase, producing MKVYEGKLVVEGKKFGVVVSRFNEFITSKMLDACIDTLKRHGAKDKEIAITWVPGSFEIPYAADKMAKSKKYDSVICIGALIRGGTPHFDYISSQVTKGIGQVSLSTGVPVIYGVITCDTLEQAIERAGTKSGNKGRDAALSAIEMVNLFDEIGK from the coding sequence ATGAAAGTGTATGAAGGGAAACTGGTTGTTGAAGGAAAAAAGTTTGGTGTTGTTGTATCAAGGTTCAATGAGTTCATTACATCAAAGATGCTGGATGCATGCATAGACACACTCAAGCGTCACGGCGCTAAGGATAAAGAGATAGCTATTACCTGGGTGCCTGGATCATTTGAGATTCCGTATGCAGCAGATAAGATGGCGAAAAGCAAGAAGTATGACAGTGTTATTTGTATTGGCGCATTGATTCGCGGAGGCACACCTCATTTTGACTATATAAGCTCACAGGTAACAAAGGGAATAGGTCAAGTCTCTCTCTCTACAGGAGTGCCTGTGATATATGGTGTAATTACCTGCGATACATTGGAGCAGGCAATTGAAAGAGCAGGAACAAAATCCGGAAACAAGGGCAGGGACGCTGCTCTCTCAGCAATTGAAATGGTGAATCTGTTTGATGAGATAGGAAAGTAA
- the accB gene encoding acetyl-CoA carboxylase biotin carboxyl carrier protein, whose translation MNIKELKEIIAIFQEADIEELEIEREDAKIRLKRHSEPEVRHIAAQPHISVAESIGPDIGKVEEKNEGLVEIKTPMVGTFYKAPAPDVDPFVDIDSKVTEDTVVCIIEAMKLMNEIKADVNGRIVKILVNNGQPVEFGQTLFLVKPE comes from the coding sequence ATGAATATTAAAGAGTTAAAGGAAATTATTGCGATATTTCAAGAGGCGGATATAGAAGAACTTGAAATAGAGAGAGAGGATGCAAAGATCAGGCTTAAGCGGCACTCAGAACCTGAAGTAAGGCATATAGCAGCACAACCGCATATATCAGTTGCAGAATCAATTGGACCAGATATAGGCAAAGTTGAAGAGAAAAATGAAGGGCTTGTTGAGATTAAAACTCCAATGGTAGGGACATTTTATAAAGCACCAGCTCCAGATGTAGACCCATTTGTCGATATTGATTCAAAGGTGACTGAAGATACAGTTGTATGTATAATTGAAGCAATGAAGTTGATGAATGAAATAAAGGCTGATGTTAACGGACGGATAGTAAAGATACTTGTTAATAATGGCCAGCCTGTAGAGTTTGGACAGACTTTGTTTCTAGTAAAACCAGAATAG
- a CDS encoding O-antigen ligase family protein produces the protein MNRNKIEEIALWLSTGFLAFLVLFRPLVSGISYPWSNTVCQLTILLILAVWLTKCVWLGKFSLVKTSLYIPILSFAFFIILSCIYSVNLNASLKQTYIIIPNILLCFLVVNTIKERKQVFIIAACLVIATTIVSLYGIYQYFWGLEETRSWILQQNMQFHPDFSSRLSVNHAFSTFVYPNALAGYLLLVLPLSIALFFISKSFSKLLLSMAAVSVILCLYLTYSKGGWGIFLILVLVSILILMYRKFRHKKMFYIVSISVIVGLIIFSAMFLKIIDKTHMVYDTLGSFKVRLNYWKACPSMVRDFPFGSGIGTFGSIYTKYKIPQAREVQLAHNSFLQLWTEIGTLGVLGFLLVWIMFFRNWQKTFRIAYTKALSIGMYMGCGAFLIHSLVDFGFYVPGISMNVWLFIGMIEAMKTKSKKGTDASRKLSGCRGMKIVFSMFLVLVVWVISVILVRPSIAEIHKDRAIDYLRNKNLGLAEEELETAIRFDKTNGQYYSLLGKTLEQEGRFDGATDYYRKAIAHNKYMPHYHFALGKLLIMRGKGNSVMIEEGIKEFEKTVELYPTKPFYLKNLAYIYRLMGRNEEAGNLLLKAEQMEKERE, from the coding sequence ATGAATAGAAATAAAATTGAGGAAATAGCCCTCTGGCTCAGCACAGGATTTCTGGCATTTCTCGTTCTATTTAGGCCATTGGTCTCCGGAATAAGCTATCCCTGGTCGAATACTGTATGTCAGCTTACTATTTTACTAATTTTAGCAGTTTGGCTTACCAAGTGTGTCTGGCTGGGTAAATTTAGTCTGGTTAAAACATCCTTATATATTCCAATATTAAGTTTTGCTTTTTTCATTATTTTGTCCTGTATATACTCAGTTAATCTTAATGCCAGCTTAAAGCAAACCTATATTATTATTCCAAATATCTTATTGTGTTTTTTAGTTGTAAATACTATTAAGGAAAGGAAGCAGGTTTTTATAATCGCAGCATGTCTGGTAATAGCAACGACCATTGTTTCTCTCTATGGTATATATCAGTATTTCTGGGGATTAGAGGAGACAAGAAGCTGGATTCTTCAGCAGAATATGCAATTTCATCCGGACTTTTCTTCCAGATTAAGTGTTAATCATGCTTTTTCAACTTTTGTTTATCCCAACGCTCTAGCAGGATATCTCTTATTAGTCCTGCCTCTTTCTATCGCGTTATTTTTTATTTCTAAGTCTTTTTCTAAGTTGTTGCTTAGTATGGCAGCAGTAAGCGTTATTTTATGCCTTTATCTTACATATTCCAAGGGAGGATGGGGGATTTTTTTAATATTGGTCTTAGTATCAATTCTGATTTTGATGTATAGGAAATTCAGGCATAAGAAGATGTTTTATATAGTTTCAATATCAGTAATAGTTGGGCTGATTATATTCTCTGCGATGTTCCTGAAAATTATTGACAAAACTCATATGGTTTATGACACGTTAGGTTCATTTAAAGTAAGGTTAAATTACTGGAAAGCATGTCCCAGTATGGTTAGAGACTTTCCATTTGGCAGTGGTATAGGTACGTTTGGAAGTATTTATACAAAGTACAAGATTCCTCAGGCAAGAGAAGTGCAGCTTGCACACAATAGTTTTCTGCAGCTCTGGACTGAGATAGGAACGCTAGGTGTGTTGGGTTTTTTATTGGTATGGATTATGTTTTTTAGGAATTGGCAGAAAACGTTTCGCATTGCGTATACAAAGGCGCTAAGTATTGGTATGTATATGGGATGTGGTGCTTTTTTGATCCATAGTCTGGTTGATTTTGGTTTCTATGTGCCGGGAATATCAATGAATGTATGGCTGTTTATAGGAATGATAGAGGCCATGAAGACAAAAAGCAAGAAAGGCACAGATGCATCCCGAAAGCTTTCGGGATGCAGAGGCATGAAAATAGTATTTTCTATGTTTTTGGTTTTAGTTGTATGGGTAATATCTGTTATTTTAGTCAGACCATCAATTGCAGAGATACATAAGGACAGAGCAATTGATTATTTACGCAATAAGAATCTTGGACTTGCTGAAGAAGAACTTGAGACAGCAATTCGGTTTGATAAAACCAATGGTCAATACTACTCTCTATTGGGGAAAACATTAGAGCAGGAAGGCAGATTTGATGGAGCAACAGATTACTATAGAAAAGCAATAGCGCACAATAAATATATGCCGCATTATCACTTTGCTTTGGGAAAACTTCTTATTATGAGAGGCAAAGGAAACAGTGTAATGATAGAAGAAGGCATTAAAGAATTCGAAAAAACCGTAGAATTGTATCCGACAAAGCCGTTCTATTTAAAAAATCTTGCATATATATATAGGCTTATGGGCAGGAATGAGGAAGCGGGTAATTTGCTGCTAAAGGCAGAGCAGATGGAAAAAGAGCGTGAGTAA
- the nusB gene encoding transcription antitermination factor NusB, whose product MGSRRKGRELVLTLLYRTEFSSDKNIKRAIENIIKLDPTGLDVEQYGSDTRDFAEDLFRGVLANREIIDKLLEKYLEHWEISRVAVIDKSIIKMAIYEILFRDDIPDVVSIDEAVELAKKYSTENSGGFVNGILDRIRKDKREILKSINE is encoded by the coding sequence ATGGGAAGTAGGAGAAAAGGAAGGGAACTTGTTCTGACATTGTTATATAGAACCGAGTTTTCTAGTGATAAGAATATAAAGCGGGCTATAGAAAATATTATCAAGCTTGACCCGACGGGTCTTGATGTTGAACAATATGGATCAGATACAAGAGATTTTGCAGAAGATTTATTTAGAGGAGTACTTGCAAATAGAGAGATAATCGATAAACTTCTTGAGAAGTATCTGGAGCACTGGGAGATAAGCAGAGTAGCAGTTATAGATAAAAGCATAATAAAAATGGCTATATATGAGATACTCTTTAGAGATGATATTCCTGATGTCGTATCCATTGATGAAGCAGTGGAACTGGCCAAGAAATATAGTACAGAGAATAGTGGAGGATTTGTTAACGGAATTCTTGACAGGATAAGAAAAGATAAAAGGGAAATATTGAAATCTATAAATGAATAG
- a CDS encoding Asp23/Gls24 family envelope stress response protein — MEEERGVKNSLGTVRINNEVVAVIAGMAATEIPGVTCMNEGIVGGITEIFGKKGADKGVKVEIGEKEVNITLAIVVKYGVQIPEVALQIQQNVKKQVEKMSGLAVSKVNINVGGIHFPKEKKESVKQDKVKEKK, encoded by the coding sequence ATGGAAGAAGAACGTGGAGTAAAGAATAGTTTGGGAACAGTCAGGATAAACAATGAAGTAGTAGCAGTCATTGCAGGTATGGCGGCTACAGAGATTCCGGGCGTTACCTGTATGAACGAGGGTATTGTTGGAGGGATTACGGAGATATTTGGTAAAAAAGGCGCGGACAAAGGTGTGAAGGTAGAGATTGGGGAAAAAGAGGTTAACATTACACTGGCTATTGTTGTTAAGTACGGGGTGCAGATTCCTGAAGTGGCTCTGCAGATTCAGCAAAATGTGAAGAAGCAGGTTGAGAAAATGAGCGGACTTGCCGTGTCAAAGGTCAATATTAATGTGGGAGGTATTCATTTCCCTAAAGAGAAAAAAGAATCTGTCAAACAGGACAAAGTAAAGGAGAAGAAATGA
- the efp gene encoding elongation factor P, whose translation MISINNIKNGNVIKMNGELFTVIYFQHVKPGKGGAFVRTKFKNFKTGAVTDKTFRAGESVEDVRIEEKKLQYIYNSGDDYYFMDLNTYEQMPISRIIIGENAEFLKEECELTGIYCEDKLVNVEMPNFVNLKVTDTSPSKKGDTASGGSKPATLETGAVIQVPVFINQGDMLKIDTRTRNYMERV comes from the coding sequence ATGATATCAATAAATAATATTAAAAACGGCAATGTGATAAAAATGAATGGGGAGTTGTTTACTGTCATTTATTTTCAGCATGTGAAGCCGGGTAAGGGCGGAGCGTTTGTGCGGACAAAATTTAAAAATTTTAAGACAGGCGCAGTGACAGATAAGACCTTCAGAGCTGGAGAGAGCGTAGAGGATGTTCGTATTGAGGAAAAGAAGCTGCAGTATATTTATAATTCAGGAGACGATTACTATTTTATGGATCTTAATACATACGAACAAATGCCAATAAGCAGGATAATCATAGGCGAGAATGCGGAATTTCTCAAAGAGGAATGCGAGTTAACAGGCATCTACTGTGAAGACAAACTTGTTAATGTGGAAATGCCAAACTTTGTAAACTTAAAAGTTACCGACACATCGCCCAGCAAAAAGGGAGACACAGCTTCAGGTGGATCTAAGCCTGCAACTCTTGAGACAGGGGCTGTTATACAAGTTCCTGTTTTTATAAACCAGGGGGATATGCTAAAAATTGACACAAGAACTCGAAACTATATGGAAAGAGTTTAG
- the accC gene encoding acetyl-CoA carboxylase biotin carboxylase subunit encodes MFSKILIANRGEIAVRIIRACKELGIKTVAVYSDVDGDSLHVQYADEAICIGPASSKDSYLNIPSIISAAEIADVEAIHPGYGFLAENAHFAEICKSCQIKFIGPSPEIIRLMGNKSEALKTMKKAGLPIMPGSDGIIKDKEEAVEVAKKIGYPVMIKASAGGGGKGMRIAHNDGKLVSLLMIAQAEANAAFGNSDIYIEKYLEEPKHVEFQILGDNFGNIIHLGERDCTVQRRHQKLVEESPAPAVTDELRAKMGDMAVTGAKQVNYTNAGTMEFLLGKNGRFYFMEMNTRLQVEHPVTELVTGVDIVKEQIKIAAGEKLQYTQDSIQRRGWAIECRINAEDVKNGFLPSPGVITGYHSPGGPGIRVDSYVYNSYSVQPFYDSLISKLIVLAEDRSQAIERMQRALDEYVINGIKTTIDFHKLVFSDTAFQKGVISTDFVENLLKKEQK; translated from the coding sequence ATGTTTTCTAAAATACTCATTGCAAATAGAGGCGAAATAGCTGTCAGGATTATAAGGGCGTGTAAGGAGCTTGGTATAAAGACTGTTGCTGTTTATTCTGATGTAGATGGGGATTCTCTGCATGTACAGTATGCAGACGAGGCAATATGCATAGGTCCTGCATCTTCGAAGGATAGTTATCTAAATATCCCGAGTATAATCAGTGCTGCTGAAATAGCAGATGTTGAAGCAATACATCCTGGATATGGATTTCTTGCAGAAAATGCGCATTTTGCTGAGATATGCAAATCATGTCAGATAAAGTTCATAGGCCCATCGCCGGAAATAATACGCTTGATGGGCAATAAGTCAGAAGCATTAAAGACTATGAAAAAGGCAGGATTACCAATTATGCCAGGGAGCGATGGGATTATAAAAGACAAAGAAGAAGCAGTGGAAGTGGCAAAGAAAATAGGATATCCTGTAATGATAAAAGCTTCTGCTGGAGGTGGCGGCAAGGGCATGAGAATAGCCCATAATGATGGTAAGCTGGTGAGCCTGCTTATGATTGCACAGGCAGAAGCAAATGCAGCATTTGGAAATTCAGATATATATATTGAAAAGTATCTGGAAGAGCCAAAACATGTAGAATTTCAGATATTAGGCGATAACTTTGGAAATATTATACATCTTGGAGAGAGAGACTGTACAGTCCAGCGCAGACATCAGAAATTAGTAGAAGAGTCTCCAGCTCCAGCAGTAACAGATGAATTAAGAGCAAAAATGGGAGATATGGCTGTAACAGGAGCAAAACAGGTAAATTACACAAATGCTGGGACTATGGAGTTTTTGCTTGGCAAAAATGGAAGATTCTACTTTATGGAAATGAATACAAGGCTGCAGGTAGAGCATCCAGTAACAGAGCTTGTAACTGGTGTTGATATTGTAAAGGAACAGATAAAAATAGCTGCTGGAGAAAAATTGCAATATACGCAGGACAGCATACAGCGACGTGGATGGGCAATAGAATGCAGAATAAATGCTGAAGATGTTAAAAATGGATTTTTACCATCACCAGGTGTAATTACAGGTTATCATTCCCCGGGTGGTCCAGGAATAAGAGTGGATAGTTACGTGTATAATAGCTACTCTGTACAGCCATTTTACGATTCACTAATAAGTAAATTAATTGTGCTGGCAGAGGATAGAAGTCAGGCCATTGAAAGAATGCAGAGGGCATTGGATGAATATGTAATAAATGGCATAAAAACAACCATTGATTTTCATAAACTGGTTTTTAGCGACACTGCTTTTCAAAAAGGAGTCATATCCACTGATTTTGTGGAAAATTTATTAAAAAAAGAACAAAAATGA